One window of the Rosa rugosa chromosome 3, drRosRugo1.1, whole genome shotgun sequence genome contains the following:
- the LOC133739389 gene encoding transcription factor IBH1-like produces the protein MNSQHSSSRPNSSSLKSRFTLGFLRALKRLNRQPSSSSSPPQTVSSPREMCRRYLRIRIAADASMASAVGSRRAWSRALLLKIRSRQSRSSNSSARRVSMKKKCLGEKIKKKKKLKCCKEINKLRKFVPGGEAMDACSLLDEAAHYIRCLNTQVKVMTRIADN, from the coding sequence ATGAATTCTCAGCACTCGTCTTCGAGGCCTAACAGTTCCAGTTTGAAATCTAGGTTCACACTAGGGTTTCTTCGAGCCCTGAAGAGATTAAACAGGcaaccatcatcatcatcatcaccgcCACAAACTGTATCTTCTCCTAGGGAGATGTGTAGACGATATCTGAGAATTAGAATTGCTGCTGATGCATCCATGGCTTCAGCTGTGGGGTCTAGAAGAGCTTGGAGTCGTGCTTTGCTTCTCAAGATTCGAAGCAGACAATCCCGGTCTTCTAATTCATCTGCCAGAAGAGTtagcatgaaaaagaaatgcttAGGGGAgaagataaagaagaaaaagaagctcaAGTGTTGTAAGGAGATCAACAAGCTTCGGAAGTTCGTACCTGGTGGCGAAGCCATGGATGCTTGCAGCTTGTTGGATGAGGCTGCCCATTACATAAGGTGCCTCAACACACAGGTAAAGGTGATGACAAGGATTGCGGATAATTAG
- the LOC133738256 gene encoding transcription factor IBH1-like — MNSRSLLLSPNPNSLKSRFTKGLLRALSRINKHRQQPRSSREIRKRHRLIKAAAYGSMASSVGNRRAWSRALLWKIRNQTRRGYAATRNIGSSTRQLSMKKRICDLQKGNNSKNRVEVGGLGQVDKLRRLVPGGQVMHTCSLLEETAHYMKCLATQVKVMTRIVEVYNIP; from the coding sequence ATGAATTCTAGGAGCTTATTGTTATCTCCAAACCCTAATTCCCTCAAATCTAGGTTCACCAAAGGATTGCTGAGAGCCCTGTCGAGAATAAATAAGCATCGTCAGCAACCCAGATCATCAAGAGAGATCCGGAAACGCCATCGTCTAATCAAAGCTGCTGCTTATGGATCCATGGCTTCTTCTGTAGGGAATAGAAGAGCTTGGAGTCGGGCGTTGCTTTGGAAGATCCGAAATCAGACACGTAGAGGCTACGCGGCGACGAGAAATATTGGCAGCAGTACTCGTCAGTTGTCCATGAAGAAAAGAATATGTGATCTGCAGAAAGGGAATAATAGCAAGAACCGGGTCGAGGTTGGTGGTTTGGGTCAAGTAGATAAGCTTCGGAGGCTTGTTCCGGGCGGTCAGGTCATGCATACTTGCAGCTTGTTGGAAGAAACTGCTCATTACATGAAGTGCCTTGCCACACAGGTAAAGGTGATGACAAGAATTGTGGAAGTTTACAATATCCCATAG